The Vulpes vulpes isolate BD-2025 chromosome 10, VulVul3, whole genome shotgun sequence genome has a window encoding:
- the GLTP gene encoding glycolipid transfer protein: MALLAEHLLKPLPADKQIETGPFLEAVSHLPPFFDCLGSPVFTPIKADISGNITKIKAVYDTNPAKFRTLQNILEVEKEMYGAEWPKVGATLALMWLKRGLRFIQVFLQSICDGERDENHPNLIRVNATKAYEMALKKYHGWIVQKIFQAALYAAPYKSDFLKALSKGQNVTEEECLEKVRLFLVNYTATIDVIYEMYTKMNAELNYKV; encoded by the exons ATGGCGCTGCTGGCCGAACACCTGCTGAAGCCGCTGCCCGCGGACAAGCAGATCGAGACGGGGCCCTTCCTGGAGGCGGTGTCCCACCTGCCGCCCTTCTTCG ATTGCCTCGGGTCCCCAGTGTTTACTCCCATCAAGGCAGACATAAGCGGCAACATCACG AAAATCAAAGCTGTGTATGACACCAACCCGGCCAAGTTCCGGACCCTGCAGAACATCCTAGAGGTGGAGAAGGAAATGTACGGAGCAGAGTGGCCCAAAGTGGGAGCCACGCTGGCGCTGATGTGGCTGAAAAG AGGCCTCCGCTTCATCCAGGTATTCCTCCAGAGCATCTGTGATGGGGAGCGGGATGAGAATCACCCCAACCTCATCCGCGTCAATGCCACCAAAGCCTACGAGATGGCCCTCAAGAAGTACCACGGCTGGATCGTGCAGAAGATCTTCCAG GCAGCGCTGTACGCGGCCCCCTACAAGTCCGACTTCCTGAAAGCGCTCTCCAAGGGGCAGAACGTGACGGAGGAGGAGTGCCTGGAGAAGGTCCGCCTCTTCCTGGTCAACTACACGGCCACCATTGACGTCATCTACGAGATGTACACGAAGATGAACGCCGAGCTCAACTACAAGGTGTAG